One Rhinolophus sinicus isolate RSC01 linkage group LG06, ASM3656204v1, whole genome shotgun sequence DNA window includes the following coding sequences:
- the PPP1R3G gene encoding protein phosphatase 1 regulatory subunit 3G has product MEPQGAQPLTLEAQGPAPIGDPPPTEELPARSALCMEGGRDGCRIAESGSPDAEPLSPQEEAALREQEELLEHRRRRRARSFSLPADPILQAAKFLQQQQQFALGLGAEGGESAEDSPHSRRGCCAKCKKRVQFADTLGLSLASVRHFSEAEEPQVPPAVLSRLRSFPLSAEELQQLPGLMAAAAAAAPPAGLRPVFELPGPSAAVERLRRQRVCLERVHCSAPWGAQVTGSGRVLGCPGPRAVAVRYTFTEWRSFLDVPAELQPESVEPQRPEAPSGEPGPTGAEEEPGAERFHFSLCLPPGLQPKEGEKVDAPDVAVHFAVCYRCAQGEYWDNNAGANYTLRYARPADTL; this is encoded by the coding sequence ATGGAGCCCCAAGGGGCGCAGCCGCTAACTTTGGAGGCGCAGGGACCTGCGCCCATTGGAGACCCCCCGCCAACCGAGGAGCTGCCCGCCAGGAGTGCCCTCTGCATGGAGGGTGGCAGGGACGGCTGTCGCATAGCTGAGTCCGGGAGCCCAGACGCCGAGCCCTTGTCCCCACAGGAAGAGGCTGCCCTCCGGGAACAGGAGGAGCTACTGGAAcatcgccgccgccgccgcgcgcgTTCCTTTTCGCTGCCCGCCGACCCGATCTTGCAGGCGGCCAAGTTCctgcagcagcaacagcagttTGCCCTGGGGCTGGGCGCGGAGGGCGGCGAGAGCGCGGAGGACTCGCCGCACAGCCGGCGTGGCTGCTGCGCCAAGTGCAAGAAGCGGGTGCAGTTCGCCGACACCCTGGGGCTGAGCCTGGCCAGCGTGAGGCACTTCAGCGAGGCGGAGGAGCCGCAGGTGCCGCCAGCTGTGCTCTCCCGCCTCCGCAGCTTCCCCTTGAGCGCGGAGGAGCTGCAGCAGCTCCCAGGCCTGATGGCGGCGGCCGCTGCCGCCGCGCCGCCTGCCGGGCTCCGGCCTGTCTTCGAGCTTCCCGGGCCCAGTGCCGCGGTCGAGCGCCTGCGGCGGCAGCGCGTGTGCCTGGAGCGCGTGCACTGCTCGGCGCCCTGGGGCGCGCAGGTGACGGGCTCTGGCCGGGTGCTGGGCTGCCCCGGGCCGAGGGCCGTGGCGGTGCGCTATACTTTCACCGAGTGGCGCTCCTTCCTGGACGTGCCCGCCGAGCTGCAGCCTGAGTCAGTGGAGCCCCAGCGGCCTGAGGCGCCGTCGGGGGAACCTGGGCCCACGGGTGCCGAGGAGGAGCCGGGCGCCGAACGCTTCCACTTCTCGCTGTGCCTGCCCCCGGGCCTGCAGCCCAAGGAGGGGGAGAAGGTGGACGCTCCGGACGTCGCCGTCCACTTCGCGGTCTGCTACCGCTGCGCACAGGGCGAGTACTGGGACAACAACGCGGGGGCCAACTACACGCTGCGCTACGCGCGTCCAGCGGACACGCTCTGA